The proteins below come from a single Epinephelus moara isolate mb chromosome 19, YSFRI_EMoa_1.0, whole genome shotgun sequence genomic window:
- the LOC126406713 gene encoding androgen-dependent TFPI-regulating protein: MTSTLRKAYHITAFSWYAFVVKSLAAKDGEELPPGIFVYGGPWKYLTFLNLLLQMSFFGLAALNDLQPGKKSESTLSRCKDLLFSVFAFPVGMFVVLLFWTIFAYDRELVYPATIDTFFPPWINHAMHTFVLPVLLGEVLVQPHSYPQTKHALAALGGVGLAYLFWIIWVYVSVGIWVYPLLAHFSSPGLVGFFFFNMLVVTLLYVLGDKLNSHVWSKDMNKMTAITK; encoded by the exons ATGACTTCAACGCTGAGGAAAGCGTACCATATCACAGCATTCAGCTGGTATGCTTTTGTTGTGAAGAGTCTCGCTGCCAAGGATGGAGAGGAGTTACCACCAGGAATCTTTGTTTATGGAGGACCTTGGAAGTACCTTACTTTTTTGAATTTG TTATTACAAATGTCATTCTTTGGACTGGCGGCACTGAATGATCTACAACCTGGGAAGAAGTCAGAAAGCACTCTGAGCAGATGTAAAGACcttctcttttctgtctttgcctTCCCTGTGGGCATG tttgttgtTCTACTTTTCTGGACGATCTTTGCCTATGACAGAGAATTAGTCTACCCGGCTACTATTGACACCTTCTTCCCCCCCTGGATAAATCATGCTATG CACACATTTGTTCTTCCTGTTTTACTTGGAGAGGTGCTGGTGCAGCCTCACAGCTACCCACAGACTAAACATGCGCTGGCAGCATTAGGAGGTGTGGGCTTGGCTTACTTATTTTG GATTATATGGGTGTATGTGTCAGTTGGGATTTGGGTGTATCCCCTTCTTGCACACTTCAGCTCTCCTGGTTTAGTGGGCTTCTTCTTTTTCAACATGTTGGTGGTGACATTGCTCTACGTGCTCGGGGACAAGCTCAACAGCCACGTCTGGA GCAAGGACATGAACAAAATGACAGCAATAACAAAGTAA